The genomic region TGGTGAATGGGTGGCCACGATCACCTGCGAGCCCTCCTGCGGCATCCGGGCCAGCAGGCTGACCAGGGCGAGGGTGGATGCGAAGGAGAGCGCGGCCTCCGGCTCGTCCAGGAAGTACATCCCCGGCTGCCAGAACGCCTCCTCGAACAGCCACAGGAAGCCCTCCCCGTGGCTGCGAGACAGCAACGGTGTGTGCGACCACGCCGGTTCGGAACACCCCGCTGCCCGATCCCGGTTGCGGAAGTAGGAGTGCATCGTTTCGGCGCGCAGGAAGAAGCCGGACTGCGAAGCCATCGGCGCGCACCGCAGCCTGAGGTGCCCGCCCAGCGGAGACTCGTCACCGGAGTCCACCGGACCTACCCGGTCGTTGTCCAGCCGCGGATACCGCTGGGCCAGGGCCTCCACCAGGGTCGACTTGCCGGCACCGTTCTCCCCGATCAGCACCGTGACGCCGGGCGGGATCTCCCAGCCGTCGTCCAACACCTGACGCACCGCGGGGATGTCCGTGAGCCACTCGGGCATGGCCACCCGGGAGTCCGGTCGACGTTCCACCCGCAGCAGGTGGCGCTCCGGCACCGTGTCGATGGTCCCCATCGCGCCATCTCATCACGGCACTGCGACACGGGTCTGCGACGCCCGACTGGCATGATCGCGGGCGAAGGCATCGCGCCGGCCCGTGTCGTCCACACGGATCCGGGCCGGCGCAAACAGACACCGGGAGGCGACGCGTGGGCACCACAGCTGTGCTGCGAGCGGCGGGGCGCTGGGTCGCCGGAGCTGCGCTGCTCGCCGCGCTGATCGTCGGTGGGGTGTTCGTCCGGGGCTTCCAGGTCGCCGGGCACGACGATCGGGGCCGGGTCGACGCGATCGTCGTGCTCGGTGCCGCGCAGTACAACGGCCGGCCGTCACCGGTGCTGCAGGCTCGGCTGGATCACGCCCGGGAGCTCTATGCAGCGGGGGTGGCGCCGCGGATCGTCACCATCGGCGGCAACAAGGTCGGCGACCGCACCACCGAGGGGGCCGCGGGGGCCGCCTACCTCGCCGACAAGCTCGGCCTCACGCAGCCCGATGGCGTACTCACCGCGGTGCCAACGGGCAACGACACCCTCACCAGTCTGCGGGCGGCCACGAGCGTGCTCGCAGGTCACGGATGGACCCACGTCGTGCTCGTCACCGATCCGGCCCATGCCTACCGGGCGCAGCGGATCGCCGAGGATCTCGGCCTCACGGCCGGGGTGTCGTCGGTGACCGACGGTCCGGCCGTCGAAGCTGATGTGCAGTGGCGCTACCACGTGCGGGAGACCGCTGGGCTGCTGTACTACCTCGTACTCGGGGGCTCCTCCGGCTCCACGGATTCGGTGCTGTGAACCGGATTCCACCCGGGTACACCGGCGACGACGTCGCCCGGCGGGTAGCGGAACCTGCCAAGACGGCCGCCTTCGCCGGTGCCGAACCGCGGCCGGATTCCGGTCGCACACCCTTCGCGCGGGACCGGGCCAGGGTGCTGCATTCGGGATCGCTGCGTCGGTTGGCCGGAAAGACGCAGGTGGTGGCGCCGGACGAGGACGACGTCCCGCGGACACGGCTCACCCATTCCCTCGAGGTGGCGCAGATCGCGCGGGGTATCGGCAGCCAGCTCGGTTGCGATGCCGACGTGGTGGATCTGGCCGGGCTCGCGCACGACATCGGCCATCCGCCGTTCGGCCACAACGGCGAGGATGCGCTCGACCGGATCGGCGCGGCCGTCGGCGGGTTCGAGGCGAACGCGCAGAACCTGCGTCTGCTCGCGCGGCTGGAACCGAAGGTGCTCACCGCCACCGGGGAGTCGGCGGGTCTCAACCTGTGCCTGGCCTCCCTCGATGCGGTGATCAAGTACCCGTGGTCCACGCCGGACACCCGCGGAAAGTTCGGCTGCTATGCCGAGGACCGCGACGTGCTGGACTGGGTCCGGCCCGACCAGGGGACCCGGCTGTGTCTCGAAGCGCAGGTGATGGACTGGGCCGACGACGTGGCCTACTCCGTGCACGACGTCGAGGACGGCATCATCGCCGGCCGGATCGACCTGGCGCGCCTCCGATCGCCCGAGGAACGACAGGTGGTCGCCATCGCCGCCCGGCGCGGCTACTCCGGGGAGTCCGAAGCAGACCTGGCCGAGGTACTGGGCGAGCTGTTGCAGCGACCCGAGATCGTGCCGGCCGTCGGCTACCGGCCGGGGGTGCGGGGCGCGGTCGCGCTCAAGAGCACGACCAGTGAGTTGACCGGGCGACTGGTGACGGGTGCGGTGGCGGCCACCCGAGCGGAGTACGGCGACGCGCCGCTCACCCGGTACGCGGCGGATCTGGTCGTCTCGCCGCAGCTGCGCGCCGAGGTCGCCATGCTGAAGGCGATCGCGGTGCACTACGTGATGGACGACCCGGCCAGGCGTGCGCTGCAAGATCGTCAGCAGCAGATCCTGCAGGCGCTGGTGGTGGCGCTGACCGAACGGGGGAGCGAAGCCATGGACGCCCAGCACGGACCACGCTTCGCCGCCGCTGCCGACGATGCCGGTCGGCTGCGCGCGGTGCTGGACCAGGTCGCCTCGCTCACGGACAGCCAGGCCCATCGCTGGCACGCCCGGCTGACAGGATCCTGAACCGACCGGTCAGCGTCTGGTCGGGCTGTCCGGGTGGCGACATAGACTCGTGCGGTGGCAGGACGGATCACCGATGAGGACAAGGAGCGGGTCCGCGACGCCAATCGCATCGAGTCGGTGATCGGCGAGTACGTGGCGCTGCGTCCCAGCGGCGGCGGAAACCTGAAGGGGCTGTGCCCCTTCCACGACGAGAAGACTCCGTCGTTCAACGTCCGCCCGGCCCAGAGTTCGTACTACTGTTTCGGCTGCGGTGAGGGCGGCGACGTGTTCTCCTTCATCGCGCAGCTGGAGCACCTGAGTTTCCTGGAGGCCGTCGAGAGGCTGGCCGACCGGGTCGGCATCACCCTGGCCAGGGTCGAGGGTGGCACCTCGACCCGCTCCGAACCCGGCACCCGCGCGCGGCTCATCGCCGCGAACAAGGCGGCCGCCGAGTTCTACTCGGGCCAGCTGGAGACCGAGGAGGCCGCACCGGCCCGCCAGTTCCTCACCGAGCGGGCCTTCGACATGGAGGCGGCCAGATCGTTCGGCTGCGGGTACGCGCCGTCGGGCTGGGACAGGTTGACGAAAGCGCTGGTGAAACAGGGCTTCTCGCTGCAGGAGCTCTACAAGGCCGGCCTGGCGCGGGAGGGGCAGCGCGGCCCGATCGACCAGTTCCATCGACGGCTGTTGTGGACGATCAGGGATGCCGCGGGCGACGTCGTCGGGTTCGGTGCCCGCCGGCTCTTCGACGACGACCGGATCCAGGCGAAGTACGTCAACACCTCGGACACGCCGCTCTACAAGAAGTCGCAGGTGCTCTACGGGCTCGACCTGGCGAAGCGGGAGATCGCCAAGCAGCGCCAGGCGGTGATCGTCGAGGGGTACTCCGACGTGATGGCCATGCATCTCGCGGGGGTGACGACGGCGGTGGCCTCGTGCGGTACGGCTTTCGGCGACGAGCACATCAGCGTGCTGCGCCGCTACCTGCTCGACAACGACGTGATCCGCGGCGAGGTCATCTACACCTTCGACGGTGACGCTGCCGGCCAGAAGGCAGCGCTCAAGGCGTTCGACTCCGACCAGCGGTTCGCCGCCAACACCTACGTGGCGATCGCGCCGGACGGGATGGATCCCTGCGAACTGCGGATGCAAGGGGGTGATGCTGCGGTGCGCGCCCTGGTCGACGGCCGGACCAACCTGTTCGCCTTCGCCATCCAGACCGTGCTGGCCGACTACGACCTGGAGACGCCGGAGGGACGGGTGGCCGCGACGGCCGCCACCGTGCCGCTGGTCGCCGGGATCAAGCAGGAACGATTGCGGGCCGACTACACCCGCGAGTTGGCCGGCCGGCTCGGCGCCGAGACCACCGACATCCAGGGACTGGTGCGCCGGGAGATCGCCCGTCAGGCCGCAGCCCAGCGCAGCGCTGCCGAGCGAGGGAGTGCCGAACGGGGGAGTGCCGAACGCGGGAGCGCCGAGCGCGGAACGTCCGGTCGGCCAGGAGCAGGTGCCGCGGGTGACCAGGCGTCGACCGACGCGCGCGCTGCCGCCACCACGTTCCGTCGACCCGACCCCCAGGACCGCACCAGCTCCGTCGAGCGGGAAGTGCTCAAGATGGCGCTGCAGTACCCGGCGATGGTGGCCGCCGACTACGCCGAGCAGGTGGCCGGCGACAGCTTCACCCACCCGTCCTACCGCGCGGTCCACGAAGCCATCTCGGCCACCTCCGGAATAGGTACGTCCAGCGGGGTGGTGTGGACCTCGCGGGTTGCCGAGCAGATGCCGGCCGGAGGTCTGCGGTCGCTGGTGCACGAGTTGGCGGTGGAGCCGCCACGGCACGGCTCCGGGGAGCCGGACTCCAGCTACGCGGGTGCGGTGATCGCCGCGATGGGCGAACGTGCCGCCGCGGCGGACGAGAAAAAGCTGCGGTCTGCGTTGCTCCGCGCAGAGTCGGCCGGCGACCGCGCGCGGGCCAACGCGCTGCAGGCCGATCTGGGTGCGGTGATCCGGTACCGACGAGCGCTGATGGAACTTGCGCGCGGCGGTGCGGCATGAGCCTGTTCCGCCGCACGGTGACCGCCCCGCCGCGGATCGCCCAGGTACTGGAGAGCGACGAGGTGGTGCTGGGTCTGGCGCGGGACGATGTGGGCGCCGAGCTGGCCGTGACCCGCCGGCGGCTGCTCCTTGCGCGGGGCGAGGCGGTCCCGACCTCGCTGAGCTGGTTCGAGATCGCCAGGGTGCGGCTGGACGACGGAGTGTTGGAGATCGTGCCGTTGCGCTGGGTGGCGCCGTTCGCCGACGGCGCGGGGGACTTGGTGGTCGATGCGCCCACGCTGTCGTTGCGGATCGGACGGGCGAATCGCCTCACGGATCAGATCCACCACCGGGTCCGATCGTCGGTGATCGCGTCCCGGCACCTGCCGTGGCCCGATGCGGGCGGCTGGGTGACGATCCGCCGGGTGGCCGGGGTCGACGGTGTGCTCCCCCAACTCCGGTTGGACGCCGGCGCCGATCGGGAGACGCCAGGTTTCCTGGCCGCTGCCGAACGCGTGGTGATCGAACTGCGCGCCGGGGGAGCAGGCTCCGGGACGACCGGGGTCGACGAGTAGCGCAATCCGGCAAGCGAGCCGGTTATCCCCTGCCCCCGCCCGGCGGTAGAGCATTGCCGGCCTGAGGGCTGATGCCCCACGGGTCTGCCGCTGCCCGCTTCGCTCGGCGGATCTCGCTGATGATCCCGACCGAACTGCCGCCAATGCCGATCACTCCCAAGATCCACATCACGAGGGGCGGATCGGTCAGCACGGTGAGCAGGAAGACGATCGCCACGATGTTCACTGCTGACGATCCGATTGCCAACCGGTTCAGTCTCCCCACGACCATGTCACCACTCTTCCTGAAAACCCCGGGCCAGTCGCGTCTGTCACCCGTCCGAGAGCATCCTGACGTGCACAGAGCCCGATACCTGAGCATCTGTCGAACTGGGCACATGGCGTGTCCACCGAGCTGGACGTCATCCACTTGGCGCCGGGTCGACCAATCCCTCCTGCTAGCCGGGTTTCGGCCGGGGCTCGATCAGCGGGCTGCAACACTTCGCGGCCCCGATCCGGTCTAGCAGATAGGAGCTCCCGCAACTGGCGGAGGCGGGTCTTCCGAACGATGGCCGCGGTCACGGACGGTGCCTTGGTCAGCCGAGATCCCAACGGCGACTTGGCCTTGAGGCTCAGCAGCGGGGACCAACTGTTCTTCGACTGAAGCTGTCGGACTGTCGAAGGACGTTCAATCAAGAGGAAACACCCTTCGCCGAGACTCAGACCATGACAGGCTGACCGCATGCCGCTGAACCCACCACCGTGGCCCCGCTGGGTGCGGGTTCTTGTAGCCCTTGCAATGGCGCCGCTGGTCGGGTTGCTTGTTGGCACACTCACAGGCCGCCCTCTGTTCGGGATCATATTCCTGACGGCCATGATCGGCTCATCGCTCATGGCCACCGAGTGGCAGAGACGCCGCGCCGCACGCAGGACCGCACGGTGACGGTGCCCGACGGCGCACCGATCGCCGAAACTCGATTCCACCGTTGGACATGGTTGATCTGGGGGATCAGCGGGCTCATGGTCACCGGGGGAGGTTTGCTGCTCCTGAACAGTCCGGCTCCCGCCTGGTGGGCGTGGATCATGACAGCACTGGGAGTCGGGAACCTAGGGCTTGCCGCGTCCGAGTTTCGGGTGCACCGGCAGCGGTTGGCGCGTGACGCCGAGGAAGTCCAGCAGTGACCGCGCGACGGCAGGTCGCGGAGACATGGTTTCAGCGCTGGACGTGGCTGATTTATGAGATCAGCGGGGCAGCCTGGCTCACTCTTGGGCTGACCGCAATAGACACCGGCCCAACCTGGTACGTCGTGTTCATGTCCGTGATCGGCCCAGTGATGTTGATCGGTGCGGTGGTTGAGTTTCGAGCTCATCGCAAGCGGGTCGCCCCGTAGCTTGATCCACATGGACTGGGAATCTTGGTCATCGTGGGCGGCAGTAGCACTGGCGAGTGTGGCCGGCTGGCTGGCGCTGAGCGCAAAGCGCCACGAAGACGCGCGGGACACGAGGCAGCTCGAACGCGACCGTCAAGAGCAGGCTCAGCTAGTTGCTGCCTGGGTTCGAGAATTCCGAGCTGGGAAGCACAACAGCCCTCGTAGTTGGCAGGCCATCATTGCCAACACATCAGGGCTCCCGATCTTCGATGTCGAGGCCACCGTTGGCCAGCCGATGCCCGACGAAATGTTGCTCCTGGTTCGAGCTGAGCGGGTGGGGCTGATTCGCCGCACAGTGAGGGCCACGCGAACCCGACCGACGACCTGACTGTACTGGCACCTCCGCGCGAGTTGCGTGTGCTACTCGACTTCACCGACTGCGCTGGACAGCACTGGCGACGGGGCTTCGACGGTCGGCTTGTGCTGATTTGACTAAGCTGTGGCTGCCGTCGGCCGTCATTCGGGGGATCGGGCCGGCAACGACGGGGATGGGCGTCCCTGTCGTGTGCCGGCGGACCGTAGACCTGCAGGTCCTCGGGAGGAGGCGGGGGCGTCTCATCCCCCTGAGATCCCGCCGATTGAGGCGTTGCATCCCTGATTGAGCGTAACGGGGATGACGTGCGCTGCTGAGGGCAAAAGAAAACCCCCACGTCAGTGGGGGTTTCTCGTCCATCTGTGCTGCTCCTGGCTCCCCCGATTGGACTCGAACCAATAACCTGCCGATTAACAGTCGGCTGCTCTGCCAATTGAGCTACAGGGGAATGCTGGCTGCCGGGCCGACCCCCGGGAGGATCAGTACCTGCGCTGAAAAGGATAGCCCACGGCCGGGAGTGCCCACGACCCGATACCTCGATGGTCCGCCACGCCCAGCACACCGATCCGCCACGGGGAACGCCCACAGCTTGTTGGGTTCGGGGACGGCCTGCCGGCGCCGGGGTCGGCCGGGACCAGCGCAAGGGTCCGGGTTCGGTATCGTCCCCGGCGGGGCGGTAGCTCAGTCGGTCAGAGCAGCGGACTCATAATCCGTCAGGTCGTGGGTTCGAGCCCCACTCGCCCCACCACAGGAGCAGGTCGCGTCGCCGCGCAGCTGTGATCAGCGACGGGGGCACTGATCAGGTCAGGCGACGGGCCGCGGGAGGGTGTCCACCGTTGCCTGGGCGATGCGGTTCCTCGTCTCGATGCCCACCCCCGCTTCCGCGAGCGCCTCGAGCCCGCGATGGGTGGTGACGATCAGACCGCCGAGCACCCCGGCGTCGGCGGCTGGATCGATGTGCCCCGCGCTCTGCGCCTGCTCGATGACCCGCCGGCAGCTGTCGAGCAGGCTTTCGAAGGTGGCGAGCGACCGGGCCGCAACGGCGTCGTTCTCCCAGGCCAGTTCGGCCGTGGCCTTGGCCAGCAGGCAGCCGCGTCGCTCGGTGTCGTCCTCCGATGCCCGCAGCCACGTACGGACCCGTTCGAGCGCCAGGTCTTCGGGGCCTACGACCAGCGCGGCACCGCTCTGCTCCGCTGTCGTGCAGTAGTCGTCGAACACTCGCTGGAACAGGGTCTCCTTGTCGCCGAATGCGCCGTACAGGCTGCCCTTGCTGAGCCCCGTCGCACGGGACAGATCGCCGACCGAGGTGCCGTGGAAGCCGGTCTCGTCGAACCGCCGATGGGCGGCGACGAGAACGTCCTTCTCGTCGAACTTGCGTGGTCGCGCCATGTCGTCACCATACCCGGTTCTGAACTTTCGGTCCGAAACTTCTGGACGTTCGGTCCAGAATGCGGTTATGGTGGACCGTATGTTCAGAACCCTTGCTCCGCCAGATGCCACCGAGTTCGCCGGGAAGCGTGCCATCGTGACGGGAGGTTCTCGCGGGATCGGGGCCGCCGTCGTGCAGCGCCTGCTCGACGGCGGCGCGAGCGTCGTAGCGACGGCACGAACCGTCACTGACGAGACACCGAGAGCTGCCACCTTCATCCCAGGGGACATCAGCACGCCCGCGGGCGTGCAGAGCTTCGCCGCGGCTGCACTCCGCGACCTCGGCGGCGCCGACATCGTGGTCAACAATGCGGGCGCGGCTCGCACCCATCTCGGTGGCATCACGTCCATCCCGGACGAAGAATGGCTCGACGCCCTCGCGCTGAACTTCTTGTCCGCCGTGAGGGTCGTCAACGCACTTCTGCCTGCACTGCACGAGGCCGGGCCGGGCAGCGCGATCGTCAACATCTCGTCGTTGACGGCGTTCACCCCGACGCCGGCAATGGCCCACTACGGCGCCGCGAAGGCCGCGCTCAACGCCTACGGCAAAGCGCTGGCCCTCGAGCTCGCACCCGCCGGGATCCGCGCCAACACGATTTCCCCCGGCAACGTGCTGACCCCGGGCGCGGACGCCATCCGCCAGGACTTTGCCGACGCAGCGGGCGTCCAGCTCGCCGAGATCACCGCCGGCGTTCCGCTGGGTCGTCCCGGAGACCCGCGCGACATCGCCGAGGCGGTCGCCTACCTCGCATCGGATCGGGCTCAGTGGGTGAGTGGGGTGAATCTGAACATCGACGGCGGAGAATTCCCGGTCGTCTGACCGGTCGGGTCCGCTGAGCGCCCGGGCGGTGTTTGCCACCGGCGGACCCTGGGCTCGATACTCGACGTGGGTGACCGGCCGTCCGGCCCGGACCCGCTCGACATCGACTCCGGGTGACGTCACTCCGGCGAGGAGAAGCCATGTTCCGACTGTTGCTGGGTGCTGCGCTCGGATACGTCCTGGGATCCAGGGCCGGCCGGGAACGGTACGAGCAGATCAAGCGGGCCGCGGTGCGCACCGCCGACCACCCCGCTGTGCAGGGAGCGGCCGGCTTCGTCCAGGCCAAGGTCACCGAACTGCTTCCCGGACACAAGGCTTCCTGACCCGGGCCGCGTCTGTTTGTCCGAGTTGGTGGCGCCCAGAGGTCACAGGGTGCACAATGTGAACACAACTTCACTCGTACCACACGCGCAGTGAACAGGCCGGTCCAGCGCACCCAGCATGAGGCTCCCCGTTGGGGAAGACGTCGGAGCCGATCAGCGGAGGTGCCTGGTGACACGTGCAACACGTGGTGTGGTGTTCGTCCATGCGGCGCCGGCAGCCATCTGCCCGCATGCCGAATGGGCCATCTCGTCCGTCCTGGGTGGACGGGCGAGCCTGCAGTGGACCCCGCAGCCGGCCGCCCCCGGTCAGCTGCGGGCGGATCTGTCGTGGACGGGTGAGCCCGGAACCGGTAGTCGGATCGCCGCCGCGCTCAAGACCTGGCCGATGCTCCGGTTCGAGGTCACCGAAGATCCGAGCGAGGGGTGCGACGGTGAACGCATCTGTCATCTCCCCGGGCGGGGTGTCTGGCGCGCGAGCACCGGGGCGTCAGGTGACGTCGTCGTCCCCGAAGACCGCCTGCGCAGCCTGCTCGACCACGGCTACGGCGCCGAGAAGCTCGCGCACGAACTGAACCAACTGCTCGGTGCCGACGTGGATGCTGAACTGGAGCCGTACCGTCGCGCTGGCGACGGATCTCCGATCACCTGGCTGCACCAGGTCGGCTGATCGCGGCCCGCCGTTTCCGGTGCTGAACTCCGTCGAGGGACCTGACCCGCGGTCACCACGTCAGTAGGGTGGTTTTCTGACCCCCCGACCGACGGATCCTTGAGGAGTTGGTGAGCATCACCGAGCGTCGACTGACCGGAACACTGGTCGCGTTGCTGATCGTCTGCCTGATCGCAGCCGCAGCCACGGCCGTGCTGCTGGGTCGTCAAGCAGCCGTCGCTGCCCGGGCGTCCGAGCCGGTCACTCCCGCTGTAACGGTGCCCCCCACCGATCGACCTGCACTGTCGACCGCACGTCCACGACCCACCGCGTCCCGCATCGGTCAGTCTGATCCGACTCCAGCGGTGTCCGGGTCCGATCAGCCCGATCCGGCTCCGGCGGCGTCCGGCACCGATGAGCCCGACGCGACCTCGGTGACCACTGCGTCGCCGTCGGAACCGACGTCCACGAGCCCCAGCAGCTCTGCGCCGGTTCCCAGCACTGCACCGACGACCGCGGAACCGACCGGCACGGCATTGGACCCGCCGGTCGAGCTCTCCGCGCAAGCCGCCAAGCATCCGGATGCCACCGCGATCCAGGAGCTGGTGTCCCTCAACTTCAGGTCCATCAACACCCTCGACTACCAGTTGTGGGCCGACACGGTGACCCCCGAGCAGTCCGCCGCCTTCGGTCCGCAGGAATGGCTGGACGCCTACCGGACCTCCAAGGATCGCGGCATCGAGATCGTGGCCATCGAACCCGATACCCGGTGGATCACCATCACGTTCAACTCCAGCCAAGCGATCGACAAGGCTCCCGCTGACGAGCCCTCCACCTGTCTCAACTGGAAGATCGTCCGTCCGGTGGTGGACGTGAACGGCAAGCTGCGGCTGGCGAAATCGGTCGAGGGTCTGTCCAGCTATCACGGTTGCGAGTGATCGGCCCGGTACGGCCCCCGCATCCGGGCCACAAGTCATGGCGTCGAGCACTTCCGTTGGCGATCGGGTTGCTCGTGCTCTCGGGGTGTTCGGGGTCGGCGAGTTCCCCGACGCCGGCGGGTGGCACCGCCACTCCCGCCTCGTCCGCCATGTCCGCTGCCTCCACGAGCGCCGCATCCACGAGCGCGCCGTCCACCCCCGGATCGCCCGCCCGTCGATCCTCGTCCGCGTCGTCCGGGCCGGTGGCGACCTCGTCTGCGCACAGCCACTCCCGCCCTCCGTCGAGCCCGCCGACTAAACCGCCGAGCGCCGTCGCGGATGGGCCGGCGACCGTGGCCGCCGCGCGCCCAGCCACGACCGGACTCAGGATCACCGCGGCAGACGAGCGACGGGCCGAGCAGCAGGTCGCCGCCCTGTCGGTGCGGGAGCAGGCTGCTCTGGTGCTGATGCCCGCGGCGTCGGAGGTCAGCGCAAGGGTGTCGTCGGTGCGGTACGGCGGCGTCATCCTGATGGGCTCCGACGGGGTGGTCGACGGCACCGGTCGCGGTACCCCGGTCGAGGTGCGGGGCTACGTCAGCGCACTGCAGGCGCAGCGGCCGGCAGCGTGGGGACCGATGTTGGTCGCTGTCGACCAGGAGTACGGGGACGTCGCCAGGTTGGTGAACGGCTTCACCGAGTTCCCGGGTGCGTCGGTGCTCGCTTCCGGTGGGCGGGACGATGCCGTGGAACTCACCGAACGGGCCGCAACGGCCGCCGCTCAGGAGATGCGCGCCGTCGGCGTCACCATCGACTTCGCGCCCGACGCGGACGTGTTGCCGACCGACGGCGGATCGGCCATCGGGGGCCGTTCCTACGGCACCGATCCGGCGACCGTCGGCTCCTTCGTCGCGGCAGCGGTCCGTGGCTACCAGAGCGGGGGCGTGGCGGCCACCCTGAAGCACTTCCCGGGCATCGGCGGGTTGTCCTCGGACACCCACGAGGTGCTCCCCACGATCGAGCAGTCGTGCGCCAGCTGGAACAGCTCTTCACGGGTGCCGTTCGCCGCTGGGATCGACGCGGGTGCTGCCCTGGTGATGACGGGACACGTCCTGTTCCCCGCTGCCGGCGTTTCCGAAGAGCCGGCGAGTCTGTCGCCCACCGCGGTCGATGATGTGTTGCGCGGCAAGGGATCCAGCGGGTGCGGCGGACTCGGCTTCACCGGGATCTCGGTCAGCGACTCGTTCCAGATGGCACCGGTGGCCGATGCGTTCTCGCCCGGCGAGGCCGCCTGGCGTGCCCTGGCCGCTGGTCAGGATCTGATCCTGTTGCCGGCCTCTCCGGACAAGGCTTTGACCGGGATCGTCGACGCCGTCGACTCCGGTCAGCTCCCGGCCGACCGACTGCGCGACGCTGCCACCAGGATCCTGACGTTGCAGGCCGCGACCGACAACGTCGTGGTGCCGCCGCTGTCGGTGGTCAACTCGGCCGAGCACCGGGCGCTCGCGGCAGCGGCGAGGGGCTGATGCGGCAGCGCCGACCGCTCGCTCACTGCGTCGAGCGGTAGCCGATCCCGCGGACGGTGGTGACCACGTCCCGGCCGCCGAGTTTGCCGCGCAGGGACGCCATGTGCGCCTCCAGTGTCCTGGCTGCCGCCGCGTCGCTGACGCCCCACACCTCGACCAACAGATCGGCGCGGGGAACGACCGCCCCGTCCCGCCGCGCCACGGCTGCCAACAGATCGAACTCCTTGCGCGTCAACGGGATCGGGGCGCCGTCCGCGGTGACCGTCCGGGTCCGCAGATCGATGCGGACACCGCCGACCTCCAGGGTGGGGGCCAGCGACGTCCCCTGACTGCGCCGCACCACGGCGTCGATCCGGGCCAGCAGTTCCTCCGGGTCGATGGGTTTGACGAGATAATCGTCGGCCCCGCTGCGCAGACCCTGGACCCGGGAAGCGACAGCTCCACGACCGGTCACCGCGACCACCGGAACG from Nakamurella sp. A5-74 harbors:
- the dnaG gene encoding DNA primase codes for the protein MAGRITDEDKERVRDANRIESVIGEYVALRPSGGGNLKGLCPFHDEKTPSFNVRPAQSSYYCFGCGEGGDVFSFIAQLEHLSFLEAVERLADRVGITLARVEGGTSTRSEPGTRARLIAANKAAAEFYSGQLETEEAAPARQFLTERAFDMEAARSFGCGYAPSGWDRLTKALVKQGFSLQELYKAGLAREGQRGPIDQFHRRLLWTIRDAAGDVVGFGARRLFDDDRIQAKYVNTSDTPLYKKSQVLYGLDLAKREIAKQRQAVIVEGYSDVMAMHLAGVTTAVASCGTAFGDEHISVLRRYLLDNDVIRGEVIYTFDGDAAGQKAALKAFDSDQRFAANTYVAIAPDGMDPCELRMQGGDAAVRALVDGRTNLFAFAIQTVLADYDLETPEGRVAATAATVPLVAGIKQERLRADYTRELAGRLGAETTDIQGLVRREIARQAAAQRSAAERGSAERGSAERGSAERGTSGRPGAGAAGDQASTDARAAATTFRRPDPQDRTSSVEREVLKMALQYPAMVAADYAEQVAGDSFTHPSYRAVHEAISATSGIGTSSGVVWTSRVAEQMPAGGLRSLVHELAVEPPRHGSGEPDSSYAGAVIAAMGERAAAADEKKLRSALLRAESAGDRARANALQADLGAVIRYRRALMELARGGAA
- a CDS encoding TetR/AcrR family transcriptional regulator, whose product is MARPRKFDEKDVLVAAHRRFDETGFHGTSVGDLSRATGLSKGSLYGAFGDKETLFQRVFDDYCTTAEQSGAALVVGPEDLALERVRTWLRASEDDTERRGCLLAKATAELAWENDAVAARSLATFESLLDSCRRVIEQAQSAGHIDPAADAGVLGGLIVTTHRGLEALAEAGVGIETRNRIAQATVDTLPRPVA
- a CDS encoding SDR family oxidoreductase — encoded protein: MFRTLAPPDATEFAGKRAIVTGGSRGIGAAVVQRLLDGGASVVATARTVTDETPRAATFIPGDISTPAGVQSFAAAALRDLGGADIVVNNAGAARTHLGGITSIPDEEWLDALALNFLSAVRVVNALLPALHEAGPGSAIVNISSLTAFTPTPAMAHYGAAKAALNAYGKALALELAPAGIRANTISPGNVLTPGADAIRQDFADAAGVQLAEITAGVPLGRPGDPRDIAEAVAYLASDRAQWVSGVNLNIDGGEFPVV
- a CDS encoding AAA family ATPase, giving the protein MGTIDTVPERHLLRVERRPDSRVAMPEWLTDIPAVRQVLDDGWEIPPGVTVLIGENGAGKSTLVEALAQRYPRLDNDRVGPVDSGDESPLGGHLRLRCAPMASQSGFFLRAETMHSYFRNRDRAAGCSEPAWSHTPLLSRSHGEGFLWLFEEAFWQPGMYFLDEPEAALSFASTLALVSLLARMPQEGSQVIVATHSPLIAATPGATVIEVGDEGLVETPWQDTDLVRNWSSFLQAPERYLRHLR
- a CDS encoding YdcF family protein, which codes for MGTTAVLRAAGRWVAGAALLAALIVGGVFVRGFQVAGHDDRGRVDAIVVLGAAQYNGRPSPVLQARLDHARELYAAGVAPRIVTIGGNKVGDRTTEGAAGAAYLADKLGLTQPDGVLTAVPTGNDTLTSLRAATSVLAGHGWTHVVLVTDPAHAYRAQRIAEDLGLTAGVSSVTDGPAVEADVQWRYHVRETAGLLYYLVLGGSSGSTDSVL
- a CDS encoding glycoside hydrolase family 3 N-terminal domain-containing protein, whose amino-acid sequence is MAAARPATTGLRITAADERRAEQQVAALSVREQAALVLMPAASEVSARVSSVRYGGVILMGSDGVVDGTGRGTPVEVRGYVSALQAQRPAAWGPMLVAVDQEYGDVARLVNGFTEFPGASVLASGGRDDAVELTERAATAAAQEMRAVGVTIDFAPDADVLPTDGGSAIGGRSYGTDPATVGSFVAAAVRGYQSGGVAATLKHFPGIGGLSSDTHEVLPTIEQSCASWNSSSRVPFAAGIDAGAALVMTGHVLFPAAGVSEEPASLSPTAVDDVLRGKGSSGCGGLGFTGISVSDSFQMAPVADAFSPGEAAWRALAAGQDLILLPASPDKALTGIVDAVDSGQLPADRLRDAATRILTLQAATDNVVVPPLSVVNSAEHRALAAAARG
- a CDS encoding deoxyguanosinetriphosphate triphosphohydrolase → MPPGYTGDDVARRVAEPAKTAAFAGAEPRPDSGRTPFARDRARVLHSGSLRRLAGKTQVVAPDEDDVPRTRLTHSLEVAQIARGIGSQLGCDADVVDLAGLAHDIGHPPFGHNGEDALDRIGAAVGGFEANAQNLRLLARLEPKVLTATGESAGLNLCLASLDAVIKYPWSTPDTRGKFGCYAEDRDVLDWVRPDQGTRLCLEAQVMDWADDVAYSVHDVEDGIIAGRIDLARLRSPEERQVVAIAARRGYSGESEADLAEVLGELLQRPEIVPAVGYRPGVRGAVALKSTTSELTGRLVTGAVAATRAEYGDAPLTRYAADLVVSPQLRAEVAMLKAIAVHYVMDDPARRALQDRQQQILQALVVALTERGSEAMDAQHGPRFAAAADDAGRLRAVLDQVASLTDSQAHRWHARLTGS
- a CDS encoding DUF3145 domain-containing protein, yielding MVTRATRGVVFVHAAPAAICPHAEWAISSVLGGRASLQWTPQPAAPGQLRADLSWTGEPGTGSRIAAALKTWPMLRFEVTEDPSEGCDGERICHLPGRGVWRASTGASGDVVVPEDRLRSLLDHGYGAEKLAHELNQLLGADVDAELEPYRRAGDGSPITWLHQVG